The Microbacterium paraoxydans genome includes a window with the following:
- a CDS encoding cell division protein SepF, producing MGNPLKKTMVYLGLADEEEVYEEETPAPARAQREREREREEPAPAPVTPLRRPVAVRQPAAGAVNEILTVHPKQYRDAQLIAESFREGVPVIINLSQMSDADARRLIDFASGLSLGLYGRIERVTSKVFLLSPENIAVSGHGGIAHADAESAGFDHS from the coding sequence ATGGGTAACCCGCTGAAGAAGACCATGGTGTATCTCGGCCTCGCCGACGAGGAAGAGGTCTACGAAGAGGAGACGCCGGCACCCGCGCGCGCCCAGCGCGAGCGCGAGCGTGAGCGCGAAGAGCCGGCTCCGGCCCCCGTCACGCCGCTCCGTCGTCCCGTCGCCGTCCGCCAGCCCGCAGCAGGAGCCGTGAACGAGATCCTCACCGTCCACCCGAAGCAGTACCGCGACGCCCAGCTGATCGCGGAGAGCTTCCGCGAGGGCGTCCCGGTCATCATCAACCTCTCCCAGATGAGCGACGCCGACGCGCGCCGCCTCATCGACTTCGCGAGCGGTCTCTCCCTCGGCCTCTACGGCCGGATCGAGCGGGTGACCTCCAAGGTCTTCCTGCTCTCGCCGGAGAACATCGCGGTGTCCGGTCACGGGGGTATCGCGCACGCAGACGCCGAGTCTGCGGGCTTCGACCACTCGTAG
- a CDS encoding UDP-N-acetylglucosamine--N-acetylmuramyl-(pentapeptide) pyrophosphoryl-undecaprenol N-acetylglucosamine transferase yields MTSYLLAGGGTAGHVNPLLAVADALRERDPDATVLVLGTAEGLESRLVPERGYELLIVDKVPFPRRPNAQAAAFPARFRRAIAQVRAHIRQRGIDVVVGFGGYASAPAYVAARRERVPFVVHEANAKPGLANVLGARAAAGVGVAFAGTPLRGSEVVGMPLRREVITLDRVARRAEAAEYFGLDPDRPVLLVFGGSLGAQRLNDALADSWRDILAGGWQLLHVTGERSGLPDPGVAGYALRRYVDRMDLAFALADLIVSRSGSATVSEISALGIPALYVPYSVGNGEQRLNAGSAVAAGAAQLLDDATFDGDAVRRIVVPLLGDPDRIRRMAEAAETVGTRTGTENVVAMIDRALGAA; encoded by the coding sequence GTGACTTCGTACCTCCTCGCCGGCGGTGGCACCGCCGGCCATGTCAATCCGCTGCTCGCCGTCGCCGACGCGCTCCGCGAGCGCGACCCCGACGCGACGGTCCTCGTGCTCGGCACGGCCGAAGGCCTGGAGTCCCGCCTCGTCCCCGAGCGCGGCTACGAGCTGCTCATCGTCGACAAGGTGCCGTTCCCGCGGCGGCCGAACGCGCAGGCCGCCGCGTTCCCCGCGCGATTCCGTCGGGCGATCGCGCAGGTGCGCGCGCACATCCGGCAGCGCGGCATCGACGTCGTCGTCGGCTTCGGCGGCTACGCCTCCGCACCCGCCTACGTCGCCGCGCGTCGCGAGCGCGTGCCCTTCGTCGTCCACGAGGCCAACGCGAAGCCCGGGCTGGCGAACGTGCTCGGTGCCCGTGCGGCCGCGGGCGTGGGCGTCGCGTTCGCCGGGACGCCCCTCCGCGGAAGCGAGGTGGTCGGCATGCCGCTGCGGCGCGAGGTCATCACGCTCGACCGGGTGGCACGGCGCGCCGAGGCCGCGGAGTACTTCGGGCTCGACCCCGATCGCCCCGTGCTGCTCGTCTTCGGCGGCTCGCTCGGAGCGCAGCGCTTGAACGACGCTCTGGCGGATTCCTGGCGCGACATCCTCGCCGGGGGCTGGCAACTGCTGCATGTGACGGGGGAGCGCAGCGGCCTTCCCGATCCGGGCGTCGCCGGCTATGCCCTCCGGCGGTACGTCGACCGCATGGATCTGGCGTTCGCCCTGGCCGACCTCATCGTGTCGCGCTCGGGGTCGGCGACGGTCAGCGAGATCAGCGCGCTCGGCATCCCCGCGCTGTACGTGCCGTACTCGGTGGGCAACGGGGAGCAGCGTCTGAACGCGGGATCGGCCGTGGCCGCCGGTGCCGCGCAGCTCCTCGACGACGCGACCTTCGACGGCGACGCCGTCCGGCGGATCGTCGTGCCGCTGCTCGGCGATCCCGACCGCATCCGGCGGATGGCGGAGGCCGCGGAGACCGTGGGCACCCGCACCGGGACCGAGAACGTCGTGGCGATGATCGATCGTGCCCTCGGTGCGGCGTGA
- a CDS encoding FtsQ-type POTRA domain-containing protein, whose translation MRRPPPLPSAPDAPEETDAASARSLRRRRAAPSPADEAVQDHLVAPGVEGEQEADVPSSSMDVWRAARARRKALRAEIRRFTQRSRRRRITWLSVVGAIVLLIGGSVAAAYSPLFAVERITVTGTTTIDPAVIEGALADQMGTPLALVDTSEVKAALLAFPLIETYALEARPPHDLTVRIVERTPIGVIESGAGFTLVDAAGVALSTTEERPAGQPLVEVEGGVDSSAFRSAGLVVRALPADIRSALTGVRASTADDVTLTLDSGLTVVWGSEEDSALKALALSAALVKNPTASSIDVTSPDVAVVG comes from the coding sequence ATGCGCCGGCCGCCCCCGCTCCCGAGCGCCCCGGATGCACCGGAGGAGACGGACGCCGCATCCGCGCGCAGCCTCCGCCGCCGCCGTGCCGCTCCGTCGCCGGCGGACGAGGCTGTCCAGGACCATCTCGTCGCCCCCGGGGTCGAGGGGGAGCAGGAAGCGGACGTCCCGAGCTCCTCGATGGACGTCTGGCGGGCTGCGCGCGCGCGTCGCAAGGCCCTCCGCGCGGAGATCCGTCGGTTCACCCAGCGCTCGCGTCGGCGCCGCATCACCTGGCTGAGCGTCGTCGGCGCGATCGTGCTGCTGATCGGCGGAAGCGTCGCGGCGGCCTACAGTCCGCTCTTCGCGGTCGAGCGCATCACGGTCACCGGGACGACCACGATCGATCCGGCGGTGATCGAGGGTGCGTTGGCGGACCAGATGGGAACGCCGCTCGCGCTCGTCGACACCAGTGAGGTCAAGGCCGCGCTGCTGGCCTTCCCGCTCATCGAGACCTACGCATTGGAGGCGAGACCCCCGCACGACCTCACGGTCCGCATCGTCGAGCGCACACCGATCGGCGTGATCGAGTCCGGTGCCGGCTTCACCCTCGTGGACGCCGCGGGCGTCGCGCTCTCGACGACCGAGGAGCGCCCGGCAGGTCAGCCGCTCGTCGAGGTCGAGGGCGGCGTGGACTCCTCGGCGTTCCGCAGCGCCGGGCTCGTCGTGCGTGCCCTCCCCGCCGATATCCGCAGCGCCCTCACCGGCGTCCGTGCCTCGACGGCGGACGACGTGACCCTCACCCTCGACTCCGGCCTCACGGTCGTGTGGGGGAGCGAGGAAGACAGCGCGCTGAAGGCGCTCGCGCTCTCCGCGGCGCTCGTGAAGAACCCCACGGCCTCGTCGATCGACGTGACCTCGCCCGACGTCGCGGTCGTCGGCTGA
- the lspA gene encoding signal peptidase II, translating to MSGRRPLRRSAAGAIVAILAAVVLAADQFVKYLTIENLPLHEAVPVLGEFLQLYYVRNPGAAFSLGSGVTWIFTIALAVVAGVIVWKAFGLRSRLWAVVLGCLLGGVLGNLSDRLFREPGFPVGHVVDMISMPWMMPAIFNVADIFIVTGMISVALLVVFGLRFDGTRERDHAPVETDEDAEAAAASEGR from the coding sequence TTGTCAGGACGTCGTCCCCTTCGTCGGTCGGCGGCCGGCGCGATCGTTGCGATTCTCGCAGCGGTCGTGCTGGCCGCCGATCAGTTTGTGAAGTACCTCACCATCGAGAACCTGCCGCTGCACGAGGCGGTCCCGGTTCTCGGAGAGTTCCTGCAGCTCTACTACGTGCGCAATCCCGGCGCGGCGTTCTCGCTCGGCTCTGGCGTGACGTGGATCTTCACCATCGCCCTCGCGGTCGTCGCGGGCGTCATCGTCTGGAAGGCGTTTGGCCTGCGGTCGCGTCTCTGGGCGGTCGTCCTCGGCTGCCTCCTCGGGGGCGTGCTGGGGAATCTGTCTGACCGTCTGTTCCGGGAGCCCGGGTTCCCCGTGGGTCACGTCGTGGACATGATCTCCATGCCGTGGATGATGCCGGCGATCTTCAACGTCGCCGACATCTTCATCGTCACCGGGATGATCTCGGTCGCCCTGCTGGTGGTGTTCGGCCTCCGGTTCGACGGCACGCGTGAGCGCGACCACGCCCCGGTCGAGACCGACGAGGACGCCGAGGCCGCCGCCGCGTCCGAGGGGCGCTGA
- a CDS encoding YggS family pyridoxal phosphate-dependent enzyme: MTTPVGASAPSDLAARLSAIDDRIADAARAAGRSPAEITRIVVTKFHPASLVRDLHALGVHAVGENRQQELTAKAGELSALDLEWHFIGQGQTNKAAAIRRSADVVHSVDRDRFADALHRAAETDEVLDVLVQVNLTEDEGRGGVAPASAVALAEHVLSLPSLRLRGVMAVAPLDEDPASAFARLHHIAADVRTVAPDATWISAGMTGDFAEAIAAGATHLRIGSAITGPRPARG; encoded by the coding sequence GTGACGACACCGGTCGGCGCCTCGGCGCCATCGGATCTGGCCGCGCGGCTGTCGGCGATCGACGACAGGATCGCCGACGCCGCGCGTGCCGCCGGGCGGTCTCCCGCGGAGATCACCCGGATCGTCGTCACGAAGTTCCACCCCGCTTCGCTGGTGCGCGATCTGCATGCCCTCGGGGTGCACGCGGTGGGGGAGAACCGACAGCAGGAGCTCACCGCCAAGGCGGGCGAGCTCTCCGCGCTCGACCTCGAGTGGCACTTCATCGGACAGGGACAGACGAACAAGGCCGCGGCGATCCGGCGGAGCGCCGACGTCGTGCACTCCGTGGACCGTGACCGGTTCGCCGACGCCCTGCATCGTGCCGCAGAGACCGACGAGGTGCTCGACGTGCTCGTGCAGGTGAACCTCACCGAGGACGAGGGCAGGGGAGGGGTGGCGCCGGCGTCGGCGGTGGCGTTGGCCGAGCACGTGCTCAGCCTGCCCTCGCTGCGGCTCCGGGGCGTGATGGCCGTCGCGCCCCTCGACGAGGACCCCGCGAGCGCCTTCGCCCGTCTGCACCACATCGCCGCCGACGTGCGGACCGTCGCTCCCGACGCGACGTGGATCTCCGCCGGGATGACCGGCGACTTCGCCGAGGCCATCGCCGCCGGCGCGACACACCTGCGGATCGGTTCCGCAATCACGGGACCGCGCCCCGCCCGGGGTTAA
- the murD gene encoding UDP-N-acetylmuramoyl-L-alanine--D-glutamate ligase, translating into MSAERLAGLTSWHADWRGLRVAVLGLSMTGFSVADTLAELGADVLVLSASAEEEYARLLPVIGARLELGPLDAVPEALTAFAPEVVIASPGFAPSHPVIRWVRDEGIALWGDVELAWRVRDKVLRADGTPADWVLITGTNGKTTTTQLTATLLVAGGLRAAPCGNIGVPVLDAVRDPAGFDVLVVELSSHQLWYLGLSRPEGELFPHAAVCLNLADDHLVWHGSAQAYRDAKALVYRNTRVACVYNKADEATRRMVEEAEVVEGARAIGFDLGIPGPSDLGVVEGLLVDRAFLDDRARSALELTTVADLEAAGLSAPHIVQNILAASALARSLGIEPEAIHGALQSFRLDAHRIEVVARHAGITWIDDSKATNPHAAASSLRAYPGAVWVVGGDLKGVDIADLVADAGSTARAAVVIGVDRTAVVAAFERHAPTVPVFEVDAGDTGQVMNRVVEIAAGIVDGEGTVLLAPAAASFDQFSSYADRGHRFAEAVQEWIDRGSTDDAGGSPSAV; encoded by the coding sequence GTGTCGGCTGAGCGCCTGGCCGGGCTGACGAGCTGGCACGCCGACTGGCGTGGCCTGCGCGTCGCCGTCCTCGGCCTCTCCATGACCGGCTTCTCCGTCGCCGACACCCTCGCCGAGCTCGGTGCCGACGTCCTCGTGCTCAGCGCGTCGGCGGAGGAGGAGTACGCCCGTCTGCTCCCCGTCATCGGCGCCCGGTTGGAGCTCGGTCCGCTGGACGCCGTGCCCGAGGCGCTGACGGCGTTCGCGCCCGAGGTCGTCATCGCCTCCCCGGGTTTCGCTCCGTCGCACCCCGTCATCCGCTGGGTCCGGGACGAGGGCATCGCGCTCTGGGGCGACGTCGAGCTCGCCTGGCGCGTGCGCGACAAGGTCCTCCGCGCGGACGGCACGCCGGCCGACTGGGTGCTCATCACCGGCACCAACGGCAAGACGACCACGACCCAGCTCACGGCGACGCTGCTCGTCGCCGGCGGACTGCGCGCCGCACCCTGCGGCAACATCGGCGTCCCCGTGCTCGACGCGGTCCGGGATCCGGCCGGCTTCGACGTGCTCGTCGTCGAACTCTCCAGCCACCAGCTCTGGTATCTCGGCCTGTCGCGCCCGGAGGGGGAGCTCTTCCCGCACGCCGCGGTCTGCCTCAACCTCGCCGACGATCATCTCGTCTGGCACGGCAGCGCCCAGGCGTACCGGGACGCGAAGGCCCTGGTCTATCGGAACACCCGCGTCGCCTGCGTCTACAACAAGGCCGACGAGGCCACGCGGCGGATGGTCGAGGAGGCCGAGGTCGTCGAGGGCGCTCGTGCCATCGGCTTCGACCTGGGCATCCCCGGCCCGAGCGACCTCGGCGTCGTGGAGGGGCTGCTCGTCGATCGGGCCTTCCTCGACGACCGGGCCCGCAGTGCCCTGGAGCTGACGACGGTCGCCGACCTGGAGGCCGCCGGCCTGTCGGCCCCGCACATCGTGCAGAACATCCTCGCCGCCAGTGCTCTCGCCCGGTCCCTCGGAATCGAGCCCGAGGCGATCCACGGGGCGCTGCAGAGCTTCCGGCTGGACGCGCACCGCATCGAGGTGGTCGCGCGGCATGCCGGCATCACCTGGATCGACGACTCCAAGGCGACGAACCCGCACGCCGCCGCCTCCTCGCTGCGCGCGTACCCGGGCGCGGTATGGGTCGTCGGCGGCGATCTCAAGGGCGTCGACATCGCCGATCTCGTCGCGGACGCCGGCTCGACCGCGCGCGCGGCGGTCGTCATCGGAGTGGACCGCACGGCCGTTGTCGCGGCATTCGAGCGACACGCGCCGACGGTGCCGGTCTTCGAGGTCGATGCTGGCGACACTGGACAGGTCATGAACCGCGTCGTGGAGATCGCGGCGGGGATCGTCGACGGGGAGGGCACCGTGCTCCTCGCTCCCGCCGCCGCATCCTTCGACCAGTTCTCCAGCTACGCGGATCGCGGCCACCGCTTCGCCGAAGCGGTGCAGGAATGGATCGATCGGGGGAGCACCGATGACGCAGGTGGCTCGCCCTCCGCGGTCTGA
- the murC gene encoding UDP-N-acetylmuramate--L-alanine ligase — MIRPDLSLPIPDTITSAHFIGIGGSGMSGLAKMFLDAGIRVSGSDRADSDNLRALAAAGATVHVGHDAAHLGDADTVVHTGAIWPENPEFVTAKERGLHVIHRSQALHWLIGTRRLVSVAGAHGKTTSTGMIVTALRDLGADPHFVNGGVIEQLGTSSATGSGDLFVIEADESDGTFLLYDTAVALITNVDPDHLDHYGSDEAFHDAFVRFADAASEAVVISSDDPGALRVLAGLSHPRVLTFGQAEGADVRVSEIVTAGPVAAVVSHGGETERMQLAVPGVHNAINATGAVAVLLALGHPLRDAVRAVEGFAGTVRRLERHGEERGVTVYDDYSHHPTEVRAALEAMRSIAGSGRLIAIQQPHTYSRTQHMYQEFADVLEELADHTVMLDVYGAREDPVPGVTGELVSGAFHDPSRVHFVADWQEAADYTASVATDGDFVVTLGCGNVYQIIPQVLDSLRRTDGA, encoded by the coding sequence ATGATCAGACCCGACCTCTCCCTCCCCATCCCCGACACGATCACCTCCGCGCACTTCATCGGCATCGGTGGATCCGGGATGAGCGGACTCGCCAAGATGTTCCTCGACGCGGGTATCCGCGTCTCCGGCAGCGACCGTGCCGACAGCGACAACCTGCGGGCGCTGGCCGCCGCGGGCGCGACGGTGCACGTCGGTCACGATGCCGCCCACCTCGGCGACGCCGACACGGTCGTGCACACCGGCGCCATCTGGCCGGAGAACCCCGAGTTCGTCACCGCCAAGGAGCGGGGCCTCCACGTCATCCACCGGTCCCAGGCGCTGCACTGGCTGATCGGCACGCGACGCCTCGTCTCGGTGGCGGGTGCGCACGGCAAGACGACCTCGACGGGCATGATCGTCACCGCGTTGCGTGACCTCGGCGCCGATCCGCACTTCGTCAACGGTGGCGTGATCGAGCAGCTCGGCACGTCCAGCGCCACCGGGAGCGGCGACCTCTTCGTCATCGAGGCCGACGAATCGGACGGCACCTTCCTCCTCTACGACACGGCGGTGGCGCTCATCACGAACGTCGACCCCGACCACCTCGACCACTACGGCTCGGACGAGGCCTTCCACGACGCCTTCGTGCGCTTCGCGGACGCCGCGTCGGAGGCGGTCGTCATCTCCAGCGACGACCCTGGCGCGCTCCGGGTGCTGGCAGGACTGTCCCACCCGCGGGTCCTGACGTTCGGTCAGGCCGAGGGTGCCGACGTCCGGGTCAGCGAGATCGTCACGGCAGGTCCCGTCGCCGCGGTCGTCTCGCACGGCGGCGAGACCGAGCGAATGCAGCTCGCCGTCCCCGGCGTGCACAACGCGATCAACGCCACCGGGGCGGTCGCCGTGCTGCTCGCGCTCGGCCACCCGCTCCGCGACGCCGTGCGCGCCGTCGAAGGCTTCGCGGGGACCGTCCGTCGTCTCGAGCGTCATGGCGAGGAGCGCGGGGTCACGGTCTACGACGACTACTCCCACCACCCGACCGAGGTGCGTGCGGCGCTCGAAGCCATGCGCAGCATCGCCGGCTCCGGACGGTTGATCGCGATCCAGCAGCCGCACACCTACTCGCGGACGCAGCACATGTACCAGGAGTTCGCGGACGTCCTGGAGGAGCTCGCCGACCACACCGTGATGCTGGACGTCTACGGTGCCAGGGAAGATCCGGTGCCCGGCGTCACCGGCGAGCTGGTGAGCGGCGCGTTCCACGACCCCTCCCGCGTGCACTTCGTCGCCGACTGGCAGGAGGCGGCCGACTACACGGCATCCGTGGCGACCGACGGCGACTTCGTCGTGACCCTCGGCTGCGGCAACGTCTATCAGATCATCCCGCAGGTGCTGGACTCGCTGCGCCGGACCGACGGGGCGTAG
- a CDS encoding DivIVA domain-containing protein — protein sequence MALTPDDVVTKQFQHVRFKDGFDPDEVDDFLDEIVIEWRKALEENAELKAKLAAYESGSTPAPAAAAEPAAAASTPAPAAEAPAADAAPTGSATATAGIIELAQRLHDEHVAEGEAKRNQLISEAEAEVARIRTEAEAKQREETARLERERNTLEARITELRNFERDYRSQLRGYIEGQLRELDEKSGSTDSTPVSAIGL from the coding sequence ATGGCACTTACCCCGGATGACGTCGTCACCAAGCAGTTCCAGCACGTCCGCTTCAAGGACGGCTTCGACCCGGACGAGGTCGACGACTTCCTCGACGAGATCGTCATCGAGTGGCGCAAGGCTCTCGAGGAGAACGCCGAGCTGAAGGCGAAGCTCGCCGCGTACGAGTCGGGTTCCACCCCTGCTCCCGCTGCCGCCGCCGAGCCGGCTGCCGCTGCATCCACCCCGGCCCCCGCGGCCGAGGCCCCCGCCGCCGACGCCGCACCGACCGGCTCCGCCACCGCCACCGCCGGCATCATCGAGCTCGCGCAGCGTCTGCACGACGAGCACGTGGCCGAGGGTGAGGCCAAGCGCAACCAGCTCATCTCCGAGGCCGAGGCCGAGGTCGCCCGCATCCGCACCGAGGCCGAGGCGAAGCAGCGCGAGGAGACCGCACGTCTCGAGCGCGAGCGCAACACGCTGGAGGCCCGCATCACCGAGCTGCGCAACTTCGAGCGCGACTACCGCTCGCAGCTCCGCGGCTACATCGAGGGCCAGCTCCGCGAGCTCGACGAGAAGTCGGGCTCCACGGACTCGACGCCGGTCTCCGCGATCGGCCTGTAA
- the ftsW gene encoding putative lipid II flippase FtsW, producing MTQVARPPRSESGGLAARVSLGRRFTPVSTEFLLIASTALLLTIFGLVMVLSATSATAVANAQNPLDGALRQGVFALLGIPMMFLISRFPVEFLKRMAWPALFGAVALQLLVFTPLGIADGGNRNWIQVAGFQMQPSEFLKLALALWIAAVLLRKQTMLGTWHHVFIPVVPVGALAIGTVLAGKDLGTAMVMVLILLGCLFFSGVKLRLFIIPMILGVVAVLAYALSSEDRMRRITATCDDMALYYTDCYQSIHGIWGMASGGVFGLGLGNSQEKYGWLPAAGNDFIFAIVGEELGLIGCIVVLALFTFFTVGAFHVIRKTSDPFIRVAAGGITVWIVGQAVLNIGVVIGVFPVMGVPLPFMSQGGTALFAVLIACGVLLAFARTIPVAEKQSAERGRVAR from the coding sequence ATGACGCAGGTGGCTCGCCCTCCGCGGTCTGAGTCGGGCGGGCTCGCGGCCCGGGTCTCGCTCGGGCGCCGGTTCACGCCGGTCTCGACCGAGTTCCTGCTGATCGCGTCGACCGCCCTGCTCCTCACGATCTTCGGCCTCGTCATGGTGCTGTCCGCGACGAGCGCCACCGCCGTGGCCAACGCGCAGAACCCGTTGGACGGCGCCCTCCGGCAGGGTGTGTTCGCCCTGCTCGGCATCCCGATGATGTTCCTCATCAGCCGCTTCCCCGTGGAGTTCCTCAAGCGCATGGCCTGGCCGGCGCTGTTCGGCGCGGTGGCCCTCCAGCTCCTGGTGTTCACGCCGCTCGGCATCGCCGACGGCGGAAACCGGAACTGGATCCAGGTGGCGGGCTTCCAGATGCAGCCGTCCGAGTTCCTCAAGCTGGCGCTCGCCCTGTGGATCGCCGCGGTGCTGCTGCGCAAGCAGACCATGCTCGGCACCTGGCACCACGTCTTCATCCCCGTCGTGCCGGTCGGCGCGCTGGCGATCGGCACCGTGCTCGCGGGCAAGGACCTCGGCACCGCGATGGTGATGGTCCTCATCCTCCTCGGCTGCCTCTTCTTCTCCGGCGTGAAGCTGCGGCTGTTCATCATCCCGATGATCCTGGGCGTGGTCGCGGTGCTGGCGTACGCGCTCTCCAGCGAGGACCGCATGCGCCGCATCACCGCCACCTGCGACGACATGGCGCTGTACTACACGGACTGCTACCAGTCGATCCACGGCATCTGGGGCATGGCCTCCGGCGGTGTCTTCGGCCTCGGTCTCGGCAATTCCCAGGAGAAGTACGGGTGGCTGCCCGCCGCCGGCAACGACTTCATCTTCGCGATCGTCGGCGAGGAGCTGGGGCTGATCGGCTGCATCGTCGTGCTCGCCCTCTTCACGTTCTTCACGGTGGGCGCGTTCCACGTGATCCGCAAGACCTCGGACCCCTTCATCCGCGTCGCGGCCGGGGGGATCACGGTCTGGATCGTCGGCCAGGCCGTCCTGAACATCGGCGTCGTCATCGGGGTCTTCCCGGTGATGGGTGTGCCCCTTCCCTTCATGTCCCAGGGAGGGACGGCGCTCTTCGCCGTGCTCATCGCCTGCGGTGTGCTGCTGGCCTTCGCGCGGACCATCCCGGTCGCCGAGAAGCAGTCAGCCGAGCGGGGTAGGGTCGCGAGGTGA
- a CDS encoding YggT family protein, with amino-acid sequence MQLVSVLASIVHLVLLVYILVLFARLILDYIPMFNREWRPKGFGLVAAEAVYTVTDPPIRFFRRIIPPLRIGQLSLDFGFALTLLVVLILMNIVRLFIR; translated from the coding sequence GTGCAGCTGGTCTCGGTCCTCGCCAGCATCGTCCATCTGGTGCTGCTGGTCTACATCCTCGTGCTCTTCGCGAGGCTCATCCTGGATTACATCCCGATGTTCAATCGGGAATGGCGTCCGAAGGGCTTTGGCCTCGTCGCCGCGGAGGCGGTGTACACCGTCACCGATCCGCCCATCCGGTTCTTCCGGCGGATCATCCCGCCGCTGCGCATCGGTCAGCTCTCGCTGGACTTCGGCTTCGCGCTGACCCTTCTGGTCGTCCTGATCCTGATGAACATCGTCCGGTTGTTCATCCGCTGA
- the ftsZ gene encoding cell division protein FtsZ, with translation MSQNQNYLAVIKVVGVGGGGVNAVNRMIELGLRGVEFIAVNTDAQALLMSDADVKLDVGRELTRGLGAGADPEVGRRAAEDHAEEIEQALTGADMVFVTAGEGGGTGTGGAPVVARIAKSIGALTIGVVTKPFSFEGRRRQSQAEAGVAKLKEEVDTLIVVPNDRLLEISDRGISMIEAFATADQVLLAGVQGITDLITTPGLINLDFADVKSVMQGAGSALMGIGSARGADRAIKAAELAVESPLLEASIEGAHGVLLSIQGGSNLGIFEIHDAADLVKEAAHPEANIIFGTVIDDTLGDEVRVTVIAAGFDGGEPSLRLDPMVVSRPSTASLPEVALSETSEPAAEKSTPEPAPAPAAPRTPATSIEPAFADDDIDIPEFLK, from the coding sequence ATGAGCCAGAACCAGAACTACCTCGCCGTGATCAAGGTCGTCGGCGTCGGCGGTGGCGGCGTCAACGCCGTCAACCGCATGATCGAGCTCGGTCTCCGCGGAGTCGAGTTCATCGCCGTCAACACCGACGCCCAGGCGCTGCTCATGAGCGACGCCGACGTCAAGCTGGACGTGGGCCGCGAGCTCACCCGCGGCCTCGGTGCCGGTGCCGACCCCGAGGTGGGTCGTCGTGCCGCAGAGGACCACGCGGAGGAGATCGAGCAGGCGCTGACCGGTGCCGACATGGTCTTCGTCACCGCCGGAGAGGGCGGTGGCACCGGAACGGGTGGCGCTCCCGTCGTGGCCCGCATCGCGAAGTCGATCGGTGCGCTCACCATCGGTGTCGTCACGAAGCCGTTCTCCTTCGAGGGGCGTCGCCGCCAGAGCCAGGCCGAGGCGGGCGTCGCGAAGCTGAAGGAAGAGGTCGACACCCTCATCGTCGTCCCGAACGACCGTCTGCTCGAGATCAGCGACCGCGGCATCTCGATGATCGAGGCGTTCGCCACCGCCGACCAGGTCCTCCTCGCCGGTGTGCAGGGCATCACCGACCTCATCACGACCCCCGGTCTCATCAACCTGGACTTCGCCGATGTGAAGTCCGTCATGCAGGGCGCCGGATCCGCCCTGATGGGCATCGGCTCGGCCCGCGGCGCCGACCGCGCGATCAAGGCGGCGGAGCTCGCCGTCGAGTCGCCGCTGCTCGAGGCCTCCATCGAAGGCGCCCACGGGGTGCTGCTCTCGATCCAGGGTGGCTCGAACCTCGGCATCTTCGAGATCCACGACGCGGCGGACCTCGTCAAGGAGGCCGCGCACCCCGAGGCCAACATCATCTTCGGCACGGTCATCGACGACACGCTCGGCGACGAGGTGCGGGTGACCGTGATCGCCGCGGGCTTCGACGGCGGGGAGCCCTCGCTGCGACTGGACCCGATGGTCGTCTCGCGTCCCTCGACCGCGTCCCTTCCCGAGGTGGCGCTGTCGGAGACCAGCGAGCCTGCCGCCGAGAAGAGCACGCCCGAGCCCGCCCCGGCGCCCGCGGCACCGCGCACGCCGGCGACGAGCATCGAGCCGGCCTTCGCCGACGACGACATCGACATCCCCGAATTCCTGAAGTGA